One genomic window of Devosia salina includes the following:
- a CDS encoding ABC transporter permease, producing MIAGRYLRARRKEAFISVIASLTMVGVAIGVATLIVVMSVMNGFRGELLDKILGLNGHFTAYPIESQFTDYKETVAALEQVEGVNFAVYYVEGQVLASGRGSSTGVSVRGMDEENLKKLDLLYNSAEQGGFDQWDQSKGVAIGYRLAQTLGVGIGDQVQIINPDGAMTPFGSTPQIRSYPVNVIYNLGMVEFDSFFMYMPLEPAQDYFRMVDEVLKPGMGPLDPLASDEEIDAAYERVPRATAAEIFIEDPDDVNLMRQRLQSAPGVRPLVLTDWQQRNETFFSALQVERVVMFTILSMIILVAAFNIISSLIMLVKDKGADIAVLRTMGATRGAIMRIFSITGTAIGFIGTAIGTVLGLVVAANAEALRASISNLLGVTLFPPEVFFLSSLPSRTDPVEVTVVVCMALGLSFLATLYPAWRAAQYDPVEALRYE from the coding sequence ATGATTGCCGGACGCTATCTGCGCGCCCGCCGCAAGGAGGCGTTCATTTCGGTGATCGCCAGCCTTACCATGGTGGGCGTGGCCATTGGCGTGGCGACACTCATCGTCGTCATGTCGGTGATGAACGGCTTCCGCGGCGAGCTGCTCGACAAGATCCTCGGCCTCAATGGCCACTTCACTGCCTATCCCATCGAGAGCCAGTTCACCGACTACAAGGAGACTGTGGCAGCGCTCGAACAGGTCGAGGGGGTCAACTTCGCCGTCTATTATGTCGAGGGGCAGGTGCTGGCCTCGGGCCGTGGCTCGTCCACGGGCGTCTCGGTGCGCGGCATGGATGAGGAGAACCTCAAGAAGCTCGACCTGCTCTATAATTCCGCGGAGCAGGGTGGTTTCGATCAGTGGGACCAGAGCAAGGGCGTCGCCATCGGCTATCGCCTGGCTCAGACCCTGGGTGTCGGCATTGGCGACCAAGTGCAGATCATCAATCCCGACGGCGCCATGACGCCCTTCGGTTCGACCCCGCAGATCCGCTCTTACCCGGTCAATGTCATCTACAATCTGGGCATGGTCGAGTTCGACAGCTTCTTCATGTACATGCCGCTCGAGCCCGCGCAGGACTATTTCCGCATGGTCGACGAGGTGCTCAAGCCCGGCATGGGGCCGCTCGACCCGCTGGCCTCGGACGAGGAAATCGACGCCGCCTATGAGCGCGTCCCCCGCGCCACTGCCGCGGAGATCTTCATCGAGGACCCTGATGACGTGAACCTGATGCGCCAGCGCCTGCAATCGGCCCCCGGCGTGCGCCCGCTGGTCCTCACCGACTGGCAGCAACGCAACGAAACCTTCTTTTCGGCCCTGCAGGTGGAGCGCGTGGTGATGTTCACCATCCTCTCCATGATCATCCTGGTGGCTGCCTTCAACATCATCTCCAGCCTCATCATGCTGGTGAAGGACAAGGGCGCCGACATCGCCGTGCTGCGCACCATGGGGGCGACGCGGGGCGCGATCATGCGCATCTTCTCGATCACCGGCACGGCCATCGGCTTCATCGGCACCGCCATTGGTACGGTGCTGGGGCTGGTGGTGGCCGCCAACGCCGAAGCGCTGCGCGCCTCGATCTCAAACCTGCTCGGGGTCACGCTGTTTCCGCCCGAAGTGTTCTTCCTCTCCTCGCTGCCCAGCCGCACTGACCCCGTGGAAGTGACGGTGGTGGTGTGCATGGCGCTCGGCCTCAGTTTCCTGGCCACGCTCTACCCGGCCTGGCGCGCCGCCCAGTACGATCCGGTGGAGGCGCTGCGCTATGAGTAA
- a CDS encoding ABC transporter ATP-binding protein: MSKPHLKLSGVHRHYGEGERLVRVLEAADLTVESGELVALVAPSGAGKSTLLHLCGLLESPQAGEIEIVGQPTSRLGDRARTQLRRSTVGYVYQFHHLLPEFTALENVVMPQLIAGQDQKAAEGRAMQLLDLLGVAPRASHRPAELSGGEQQRIAIARAAANHPRVILADEPTGNLDPETSDLVFEALRDLIKNEGAAALIATHNHDLARRADRIVTLKGGLVVPHTL; the protein is encoded by the coding sequence ATGAGTAAGCCGCATCTGAAGCTGAGCGGCGTGCACCGCCATTATGGCGAGGGCGAGCGCCTCGTCCGCGTGCTCGAGGCGGCGGACCTCACCGTCGAAAGCGGCGAGCTCGTGGCCCTCGTGGCGCCCTCGGGCGCCGGCAAGTCGACCCTATTGCACCTCTGCGGCCTACTCGAATCGCCACAGGCCGGGGAAATCGAGATTGTTGGCCAGCCAACCAGCCGTCTCGGCGACCGGGCGCGCACCCAATTGCGCCGCTCGACGGTCGGCTATGTCTACCAGTTCCACCATCTGCTGCCCGAATTCACCGCGCTCGAAAACGTGGTGATGCCGCAATTGATCGCGGGCCAGGACCAGAAGGCCGCGGAGGGCAGGGCGATGCAATTGCTCGACCTGCTCGGCGTCGCCCCCCGTGCCAGCCATCGCCCCGCCGAACTCTCGGGCGGCGAACAGCAGCGCATCGCCATTGCCCGCGCCGCCGCCAACCACCCCCGCGTCATCCTGGCCGACGAGCCCACCGGCAATCTCGACCCGGAAACCAGCGACCTCGTGTTCGAGGCGCTCAGGGACCTGATCAAGAACGAAGGCGCCGCGGCGCTGATCGCCACCCACAACCACGACCTCGCCCGCCGTGCTGATCGTATCGTCACCCTCAAGGGTGGTCTCGTGGTGCCGCACACGCTCTAG
- a CDS encoding IS3 family transposase (programmed frameshift) gives MSKRKQHSPEFKAKVALEALKGEETVSELASRFGIHPTMIHQWKRALLEGASGVFERGGRKRPEIDDEQVKDLHAKIGELAVANDFLSRKLALGREVRRGMIEPDHPVLSIGKQCTLLSIARSSFYYTPKGETEINLALMRRIDGQFLETPFFGVRQMTWHLRNEGHVINEKRVRRLMRLMGLMPIYQKPNTSRPAKGHKIWPYLLKGLRVERPNQAWAADITYLPMRRGFLYLVAIMDWHTRKVLAWRISNTLEADFCIEALNEAVHKFGPPEIMNTDQGSQFTSFAWTDRLRRMGVRISMDGKGRFLDNIFVERLWRTLKYECVYLHAWETGSQARAGVREWVDFYNNRRPHSALGGKPPAVIYWQRIDQNQPDQQVQRVA, from the exons ATGTCGAAACGCAAGCAGCATTCGCCCGAGTTCAAGGCGAAGGTCGCCCTGGAAGCATTGAAGGGCGAAGAGACGGTATCGGAATTGGCGAGCCGGTTCGGAATTCACCCCACGATGATCCACCAATGGAAACGGGCGTTGCTCGAAGGGGCATCGGGTGTGTTCGAGCGCGGCGGGCGCAAAAGGCCTGAGATTGACGATGAACAGGTCAAGGATCTGCATGCCAAGATCGGAGAGCTGGCCGTCGCCAACGATTTTTTGTCCAGAAAGCTC GCCTTGGGGCGGGAAGTGAGGCGAGGGATGATAGAACCTGATCACCCCGTGCTCTCAATTGGCAAACAGTGCACGCTGCTGTCGATCGCGCGCTCTTCGTTCTACTACACGCCGAAAGGCGAGACCGAGATCAACCTTGCCCTGATGCGCAGGATCGATGGGCAATTCCTGGAAACGCCCTTCTTCGGAGTCCGGCAGATGACCTGGCACCTGCGCAATGAAGGTCACGTGATAAACGAGAAGCGCGTGCGTCGGCTGATGCGGCTCATGGGCCTGATGCCGATTTATCAGAAGCCCAATACCTCGAGACCAGCCAAGGGGCACAAGATCTGGCCCTATCTTCTGAAGGGGTTGAGGGTGGAGCGCCCGAACCAGGCCTGGGCTGCGGATATCACGTATTTACCGATGCGCCGGGGCTTTCTCTACCTGGTGGCCATCATGGACTGGCACACCCGCAAGGTCTTGGCATGGCGCATCTCGAACACGCTGGAGGCAGACTTCTGCATCGAGGCGTTGAACGAGGCGGTCCACAAGTTCGGTCCGCCCGAGATCATGAACACCGATCAGGGGAGCCAGTTCACGTCCTTTGCCTGGACCGATCGGTTGCGACGAATGGGGGTGCGCATCTCCATGGATGGCAAGGGCCGGTTCCTCGACAACATCTTTGTCGAGCGGCTCTGGAGAACCCTCAAATACGAATGCGTCTACCTGCACGCCTGGGAGACCGGGTCACAGGCCCGCGCCGGCGTCCGCGAATGGGTGGACTTCTATAATAACCGACGCCCTCATTCCGCCCTTGGCGGAAAACCGCCTGCCGTGATCTATTGGCAGCGCATTGACCAAAACCAACCCGACCAGCAGGTGCAACGAGTAGCTTAA